CACGTCCGGCGTCAGCGTGAGCCACCAGATCCTCGCGCCCGGATATTCTTTGCGGAGTCTGTGCAACAGCGGTGTCGTGCGAATGACGTCACCGATGGCGCCAAGTTTGATGATGAGGATGTTCCTGTCGGTCGGCTCGTAATATGCGCAGTCGGCGCAGTGCACGCCCTCCCGCTTGTGGGGTGCGCAGGGGATGTCGCCGCGGAAATGGCGGCAGTCGGCCTTGTAGACGATGCGTTGTGTCATGAAACCTGGATATTGATTTTCGTAGCTAAGAAAGCGTCTCGCGAATGGTGTAGTCCCGCACATTCGTGCCCGACTTCGTCACCATTTCCGCCAGTAGTCCCGTACTGATCAGCTGAATACCGAGCAGCATGAGGAGGATACCGAGAAGGAGCATGGGACGGTTGCCCACCGGGTAGCCCATCAGCCATTCGATAGTAAGCCAGACATTGATGAAGAAGCCGGCGAACAGCATGATACTGCCCATTGTCCCGAATACGTGAAGGGGACGCTGTGTGTAGCGCGAGGTGAACATGACGGTGAGCAGATCGAGAAAGCCCTTGAAAAAACGCGAAAGCCCGAATTTCGTCTTGCCGTATTTGCGGGGATGATGCTGCACCACCAGTTCGGTCACCGTAAATCCCGCCATTTTGGCGAGCACCGGGATATAGCGGTGCATCTCGCCGTAGACGTTCACCGCCTTGATGACCTCACCGCGATAGGCTTTCAGTCCACAGTTGAAATCATGGATGCTGATACCGGAGAGCTTGCCGGTCACGAAATTGAAGAATTTCGATGGGATTGTTTTGGAGATGGGATCAAAGCGTTTCTTCTTCCAGCCCGAAACCATGTCCCACCCCTCATCGATTTTCGCGATCAATGCGGGAATTTCTGCGGGATCGTCCTGCAGATCGGCATCCATCGTAATCACGTATTTCCCCGCCGCGCGTTCGAAACCGACGGCGAGCGCGGCGGATTTCCCATAATTCCGGCGAAAGCGCACCATCTTGAAGCGCGGGTCCTCGGCATGGAGACGGCGCAGGGTTTCGACAGAGCCGTCATGACTGCCGTCGTCGATAAACCAGACTTCCCAGAGCGCACTGCGGGCGGAAAGCACTTCCTTCAGACGGGACGAAAGTTCCGGGAGGGATTCATTTTCATTATAGGAAGGAATGACGACGGAGACATCCAGCGCATACTCCTCTGCGTCGTGTGCGGCGGGAGCGGTCTGCGGTGTTTCCGTGCTGATGGGATGTTCCTGCGTTGTCTGCAATAGTCCTTCCGATAGTAAAAAATGAAAAATATCAGTCACAGGCGTGATATGCAATGTCGGAAATGCGCCGCCGCCCTGTGTATTTCGCCGCGATGGTGAAAAATGTTACCTTGCCGCTTGCATCTGCAGTCACCGCTCTCCATGCAGCCGTCAATATCCATGTGGAAATTCCTGTACACCGTGTTGGTCCTGCCCGTCCTCTGGACGGCATTCCGCGTACTCTGGCCGTTCAACCGCAAGGTACGCCGGGGATTACGGGGCAGAACCGGTTCATGGCAGCGCCTCCGGGTGTTCATCCGCAACAATCCCGCGCGGCAGCGGCTGTGGGTACACGCCTCCTCGATGGGGGAATTCGAGCAGGCAAAACCCATCATTGAGCAGTTGCGCCGGCAGATGCCGGACCTCGTGGTGGTGGCCACCTTTTTCTCTCCCTCCGGTTACGACAACAACCTGCGCTACCGGTCCATTGATGCCATCGCCTACATCCCCTTCGATACGCCGTGGAAAGCGCGGCGCTTCCTGACGCTGCTGCAGCCGACGGCGGCCGTGTTCATCCGCTACGATGTGTGGCCCAATCATGTGTGGACCTGCAGACGCATGGGCATTCCGGTCATGCTCGCCAACGCGACGATGCGTCCCAACAGCAGCCGTCTGCTTCCCGGGATGCGCCGATTCCACCGCGCGGTATACAATGCGATGGATGTGATACTCACGGTATCGGAACAGGACGCCGACAGTTTCCGTCGCCTGAGGCTCTCGCGTCCACGCATCGAAGCCGTCGGCGACACGCGCTACGACCGTGTCGCCGGGAAAGCTGTGGAATCACGCAAGCGCATGCCGCTTCCGGCCGCCCTGCGCGAAGGCAGACGCACACTCGTCATCGGCTCGAGCTGGCCGGAGGACGAGGAGGTGCTGCTCCCCGTGCTCTTCAAGCTGCTCGACCATGATTCCTCACTGCAGTGTATCATTGTGCCGCATGAGCCGACGATCGATCATCTCGAATTCCTCGAATACCGCCTCAACGGAAAGTTCTCTTCCATCCGTTTCTCCTACCTGCACGCCTGGCAGGGTGAACGCATCATCATCGTCGACAGCATCGGTATTCTCCTTCCGCTGTACGCCGCAGCGGATATCGCCTTCGTCGGAGGAGGATTCCGCTCGAACGTACACAACACACTCGAACCCGCCGCGTATGGCATCCCCGTCATTTTCGGACCGAAAATCGCCAACAGCCAGGAAGCGCAGGAACTGGTCGACGCCGGCGGCGGCATGCTGGTACACAACAAACAGGAATGCTATCGCAGCATGCGCCGGCTCATCGACGACGAAGCGCATCGCAGTGACTGCGGTGCCCGTGCCGGCAGCTTCGTCTCCCAACGCTGCGGTGCCACCACGCGCATCCTCGAAGCCGTCGAGCCCCTGCTGGAAGCGCAGCCGGAGGCTGCGCATGAAAAGATGGAATGATGGAAAAATGGAAATATCTATCTGCGATCTGCAATCTGCGATCTGCAATCTGTAATCTGCGATCTGCAATCTGTAATCTGTAATCTGTAATCTTCTATCTGCAATCTGCTATTTGTCTTCCGCGCGTTTGGCTTCATCCCAGTAGGTGTCCATTTCGGCAAGGGTGGCGTCGCCGGGTGTGCGGTTCTGATCGCGGAGGCGCTTCTCTACATGGCGGAAGCGGCGGTCGAACTTGTCGATGGTGCGGCGCAGGGCGTCTTCAGGATTGATTTTCACGAAGCGGGCGTAGTTGACGAGAGAGAAGAGAACGTCACCGAACTCATCCTCGATATCACGGCCGTTCCCGCTCTCGACGGCGGCGCGCAGTTCATCGATTTCCTCATGCACTTTTGACCAGACATCCTCTCCGCGTTCCCAGTCGAAGCCGATCTTCGAGGCCTTATCCTGCATGCGATAGGCTTTGAGCAGGGCGGGCAGTGAACGAGGAACGCCATCAATGACCGATTCCCTTCCCTCATCCATCTTTATCTGTTCCCAGTTGCGCATGACGTCACCGGAGTTCTCGACTTCGGTATCGCTGAAAATGTGCGGATGCCGTCGCACGAGTTTGTCGATGATGGCGCGAAGGACGTCGTCGATACTGAAGCGTTCTCCTTCCGCCGCAATCTCGCTGTGGAAAACGACATGAAGAAGCAGATCCCCGAGTTCGCTCTGCAGCTCTGTGTCGTCGCCATGATCAATGGCCTCGACTACCTCATACGCTTCTTCTATCGTATGTCCCTTGATACTGTCATTCGTCTGCTCCCTGTCCCACGGACATTCCCTGCGCAGACGTTTCATGATGGCGAGAAGATGGTCGAATGTATAGTCGGTCATAGATGTTCCGCTGTGTGGTAATCCGTTAAGATAGGGGTTTTGGCGGACTTCGTACACGATTGCAGATTTCAGATTGCAGATTGCAGATTTCAGATTGCAGATTGCAGATTTCAGATTGCAGATGGCAGATTTCAGATTGCAGATGGCAGATTTCAGATGGCAGATTTCAGATGGCAGATTTCAGATGGCAGATTTCAGATGGCAGATTTCAGATTGCAGATGACAGATGGCAGATGTTTATCGTCCCCATGCTCTGCGTGGGGACGATGAGCGCTTATAATCAGGGATTGCTTCCGTGAAGTCGACAAGTGCCCGGGTACACGCCATGGGAAGCAATCCCTGCTCCTATCGATTTTGGAATCTGTAATCTGTAATCTGGAATCTGGAATTTGGAATCTGGGATCTGGGATCTGCAATCTGAGCTCCGGGCGCTATCTTGCAGATTCCGAACGTTATCCCTAGCTTGGTTGCGGACAAACTGTGGCAGTATGAGTGTTTCTTACACGCTGAAAGAAAGTTTTGCGGGCTTCAACCGGAACAGGTCCGCGTCGCTCATTACGGTGTTTACCGTGAGCATCTCCCTTCTCCTGCTGGGAGTGTTCGCCATTATCACCCTGAATTTCGCGACGTTCGTCAACCAGATTCGCTCACGTGTGGATCTGGAAGTCTTTCTTGCCTCTGACATCAATGAGCGTCAGCAGGAGGAAATGACCGACATTCTTTCGCATATGCCGGGAGTCGATGAGGTGGAGTTCATCAGCAAGGAAGACGCGGCCGAGATTTTCACACGCGATTTCGGGGAAAGTTTCGACGATATTCTCGAGAGCAATCCCCTCCCGCAGAGCTTCCGGCTGTCCATCCAGGAAGGATATGACAACTCGGACAGCGTCCGTCTCATCGCCGATAAAGTCGAGCGCATGCAGCTCGTGGAGAGCGTACACTATCGCAAGCAGCTCCTGCAACTGATCGACCGCCGCGCCCGGGCGTTCAGCTACGCCACGCTTTTCATCGGTATCATTCTCGCCCTGAGCGCCGTCATCCTGGTCGCGAACA
This portion of the bacterium genome encodes:
- a CDS encoding glycosyltransferase family 2 protein; translation: MDVSVVIPSYNENESLPELSSRLKEVLSARSALWEVWFIDDGSHDGSVETLRRLHAEDPRFKMVRFRRNYGKSAALAVGFERAAGKYVITMDADLQDDPAEIPALIAKIDEGWDMVSGWKKKRFDPISKTIPSKFFNFVTGKLSGISIHDFNCGLKAYRGEVIKAVNVYGEMHRYIPVLAKMAGFTVTELVVQHHPRKYGKTKFGLSRFFKGFLDLLTVMFTSRYTQRPLHVFGTMGSIMLFAGFFINVWLTIEWLMGYPVGNRPMLLLGILLMLLGIQLISTGLLAEMVTKSGTNVRDYTIRETLS
- a CDS encoding 3-deoxy-D-manno-octulosonic acid transferase, whose translation is MQPSISMWKFLYTVLVLPVLWTAFRVLWPFNRKVRRGLRGRTGSWQRLRVFIRNNPARQRLWVHASSMGEFEQAKPIIEQLRRQMPDLVVVATFFSPSGYDNNLRYRSIDAIAYIPFDTPWKARRFLTLLQPTAAVFIRYDVWPNHVWTCRRMGIPVMLANATMRPNSSRLLPGMRRFHRAVYNAMDVILTVSEQDADSFRRLRLSRPRIEAVGDTRYDRVAGKAVESRKRMPLPAALREGRRTLVIGSSWPEDEEVLLPVLFKLLDHDSSLQCIIVPHEPTIDHLEFLEYRLNGKFSSIRFSYLHAWQGERIIIVDSIGILLPLYAAADIAFVGGGFRSNVHNTLEPAAYGIPVIFGPKIANSQEAQELVDAGGGMLVHNKQECYRSMRRLIDDEAHRSDCGARAGSFVSQRCGATTRILEAVEPLLEAQPEAAHEKME
- the mazG gene encoding nucleoside triphosphate pyrophosphohydrolase, whose protein sequence is MTDYTFDHLLAIMKRLRRECPWDREQTNDSIKGHTIEEAYEVVEAIDHGDDTELQSELGDLLLHVVFHSEIAAEGERFSIDDVLRAIIDKLVRRHPHIFSDTEVENSGDVMRNWEQIKMDEGRESVIDGVPRSLPALLKAYRMQDKASKIGFDWERGEDVWSKVHEEIDELRAAVESGNGRDIEDEFGDVLFSLVNYARFVKINPEDALRRTIDKFDRRFRHVEKRLRDQNRTPGDATLAEMDTYWDEAKRAEDK
- a CDS encoding ABC transporter permease; the encoded protein is MSVSYTLKESFAGFNRNRSASLITVFTVSISLLLLGVFAIITLNFATFVNQIRSRVDLEVFLASDINERQQEEMTDILSHMPGVDEVEFISKEDAAEIFTRDFGESFDDILESNPLPQSFRLSIQEGYDNSDSVRLIADKVERMQLVESVHYRKQLLQLIDRRARAFSYATLFIGIILALSAVILVANTIRLTIYAKRHIIRTMKLVGATTMFIRMPFLIEGMFHGLIGGIIASVMIDIVFTFFIQPLSEDLLVNIGVSFTYYLLLILGGCALGLLGSLFSIGRFLKEALVQQ